From Deinococcus terrestris, the proteins below share one genomic window:
- a CDS encoding RluA family pseudouridine synthase translates to MTEPLSFTAAPGRLDAVLADLTGVSRSQVAGWIAGGHVAVGGQPATKASLKLRGGEALTVRPPPPPDATVAPEAVPLDVLYEDDFLIAVNKPPGMVTHPAPGVTSGTLVNALLGRMTLPEQPGAEGPDGYRPGIVHRLDRDTSGVIVVAKTVEAHARLAAAFKDRDTRKTYLAIAAGTWKADGPVNVSAPIGRHPTARQRMTVGGANPREAQTRFTPLEAHPDGHGRTLALVRAQPRTGRTHQIRVHLAHLGSPILGDPVYGRESQAIGRHALHAHFLTLPHPATGEALHLHAPAPDDLLSAWVALGGILPATLESLPSERA, encoded by the coding sequence GTGACCGAGCCGCTTTCCTTCACCGCCGCGCCGGGCCGCCTCGACGCGGTGCTCGCCGACCTCACCGGGGTCAGCCGCTCGCAGGTCGCCGGGTGGATCGCGGGTGGGCATGTGGCGGTGGGGGGGCAACCTGCGACCAAAGCCAGCCTCAAGCTCAGGGGCGGCGAGGCCCTGACCGTGCGCCCACCCCCTCCACCCGACGCGACCGTCGCCCCCGAAGCGGTGCCCCTCGACGTGCTGTACGAGGACGACTTCCTCATCGCCGTGAACAAGCCACCCGGCATGGTGACCCACCCGGCCCCCGGCGTCACCTCTGGCACGCTCGTGAACGCGCTGCTGGGCCGCATGACCCTCCCCGAGCAGCCCGGCGCCGAGGGACCCGACGGTTACCGCCCCGGCATCGTGCACCGGCTGGACAGAGACACCAGCGGCGTGATCGTGGTCGCCAAGACGGTGGAGGCCCACGCCCGGCTCGCGGCGGCCTTCAAGGACCGCGACACCCGCAAGACCTACCTGGCGATTGCCGCCGGAACGTGGAAGGCGGACGGGCCGGTCAACGTGAGTGCGCCCATCGGCCGCCATCCCACCGCCCGGCAGCGGATGACGGTGGGCGGGGCCAATCCCCGCGAGGCGCAGACCCGATTTACCCCGCTGGAGGCCCATCCGGACGGGCACGGGCGCACGCTGGCGCTCGTCCGTGCCCAGCCGCGCACCGGCCGCACCCATCAGATTCGCGTCCACCTCGCGCACCTCGGCAGTCCGATTCTGGGCGACCCCGTCTATGGGCGGGAGAGTCAGGCCATCGGGCGACACGCCCTGCACGCCCATTTCCTGACGCTGCCCCACCCCGCGACGGGCGAGGCGCTGCACCTTCACGCCCCCGCGCCCGACGACCTGCTCTCGGCGTGGGTGGCGCTGGGGGGAATCCTTCCGGCCACTCTGGAAAGTCTGCCGTCGGAGCGGGCCTAA